In Helianthus annuus cultivar XRQ/B chromosome 3, HanXRQr2.0-SUNRISE, whole genome shotgun sequence, a single window of DNA contains:
- the LOC110939267 gene encoding RNA polymerase II C-terminal domain phosphatase-like 1 isoform X1, producing the protein MCTIEGLRMTLQPQPKVSTGMGVNNELYTQVEIDGDVWGKGLGMTWDEAKMQAAEAAFQNLKAKIGQFPQKHQLSSRSFQGMPTKRFRPEDPRVMQRMAASARYPKHNASLVP; encoded by the exons ATG TGCACAATTGAGGGTTTGCGCATGACTCTTCAACCTCAGCCTAAAGTTTCAACTGGTATGGGTGTGAACAATGAACTATATACACAG GTTGAAATAGATGGGGATGTGTGGGGTAAGGGACTTGGGATGACATGGGATGAAGCTAAGATGCAG GCTGCAGAAGCTGCTTTTCAAAATCTGAAAGCAAAGATTGGCCAATTCCCTCAaaaacatcaactttcttctAG ATCATTTCAAGGAATGCCAACGAAACGGTTTCGACCAGAGGACCCTAGAGTTATGCAAAGAATGGCAGCATCAGCAAGATACCCCAAGCACAACGCCTCTCTCGTTCCTTGA
- the LOC110939267 gene encoding RNA polymerase II C-terminal domain phosphatase-like 1 isoform X2 produces MTLQPQPKVSTGMGVNNELYTQVEIDGDVWGKGLGMTWDEAKMQAAEAAFQNLKAKIGQFPQKHQLSSRSFQGMPTKRFRPEDPRVMQRMAASARYPKHNASLVP; encoded by the exons ATGACTCTTCAACCTCAGCCTAAAGTTTCAACTGGTATGGGTGTGAACAATGAACTATATACACAG GTTGAAATAGATGGGGATGTGTGGGGTAAGGGACTTGGGATGACATGGGATGAAGCTAAGATGCAG GCTGCAGAAGCTGCTTTTCAAAATCTGAAAGCAAAGATTGGCCAATTCCCTCAaaaacatcaactttcttctAG ATCATTTCAAGGAATGCCAACGAAACGGTTTCGACCAGAGGACCCTAGAGTTATGCAAAGAATGGCAGCATCAGCAAGATACCCCAAGCACAACGCCTCTCTCGTTCCTTGA